A single genomic interval of Nocardioides palaemonis harbors:
- a CDS encoding Rne/Rng family ribonuclease translates to MLDSDQPDTTTETANGEVSAASETPAAPVVTRRTRSSRTAKKAAAAPEAAETTEATEATAEAPAEAAPVKKAAAKRAPAKKTAAKRTTKKAAAAPEASETTEAPEAPAAESPEAVPAKKAAAKRAPAKKAAAKRTTKKAAATPAADEAPAAEATAAPDAPATDADTGHAVLFQAPVVTTTRRTRTKAAPAAAAAATDDAPAGQAADVAADVAADAAPARKSGAKKSSKKSGARKSGSATDADTAVDPAAAAADETAAEDTAAASSPEAAPTTRSRSRKRGGKKAAEAVPAEVAEDEDAEAEAEATPDEATAETASDDAAADDAEQADSDAGSETDDEQSDDDAEGGAPRRRRRRGGRRRRKSSDASAEGGEGSEGAEGDSSAESTDATDAAEGGSTGPDQSDAGDDSGGSSRRRRRRRRAGDDSGGDDDDPNTVTRVRKARSAEDQITAVSGSTRLEAKKQRRREGREAGRRRAPIVSEAEFLARRESVDRVMVIRQREDLTQIGVLEDRVLVEHYVARESQTSLIGNVYLGRVQNVLPSMEAAFIDIGKGRNAVLYAGEVNWSALGHKDGQPRKIESVLTSGQMVLVQVTKDPVGHKGARLTSQVSLAGRFLVYVPDGTTSGISRKLPDTERNRLKTLLKEIVPDTAGVIVRTAAEGASEEELTRDVERLKARWEEIEKKATHKGSGPQLLYGEPDLTLKVVRDLFTEDFSKLVIEGDDVWDTVRGYVESVAPDLADRVEKYQRNGAGDVFSTYRIDEQISKGLDRKVWLPSGGSLIIDRTEAMTVVDVNTGKFTGSGGNLEETVTKNNLEAAEEIVRQLRLRDIGGIIVVDFIDMVLESNRDLVVRRLVECLGRDRTRHQVAEVTSLGLVQMTRKRIGTGLLEAFSENCEHCHGRGVVVRDQPVDPHARSDDGEGRRAGRRRGRRGANGENGSEQHPADQPAAAAPSPKDVAAMARHDKPAEEIAEESAEESAEAPEETTESSVEATADETAVETAAAPVAEPEQAPEAEVAPEPERAPEPEQAPEADQAPEAEVAPEPEKPRVVTRTRRRSASRPAGPPSALASATTSSGVAGTLPESGAVEPGTAGVEPGGAAASDGAEAPAAEASSVEHVPIKRKGSRKR, encoded by the coding sequence GGCACCTGAGGCGTCCGAGACGACCGAGGCCCCTGAGGCCCCCGCCGCGGAGTCGCCCGAGGCCGTGCCGGCGAAGAAGGCCGCCGCCAAGCGCGCGCCGGCCAAGAAGGCCGCCGCCAAGCGGACCACGAAGAAGGCCGCTGCCACCCCTGCCGCCGACGAGGCGCCGGCGGCCGAGGCCACCGCGGCCCCCGACGCCCCCGCGACCGACGCCGACACCGGCCACGCCGTCCTGTTCCAGGCGCCGGTCGTCACCACCACGCGCCGCACCCGCACGAAGGCGGCGCCCGCAGCAGCCGCCGCCGCGACGGACGACGCGCCCGCCGGCCAGGCTGCCGACGTCGCTGCTGACGTCGCTGCCGACGCCGCGCCTGCCAGGAAGTCCGGCGCCAAGAAGTCCAGCAAGAAGTCGGGCGCCAGGAAGTCCGGCTCGGCGACGGACGCCGACACCGCCGTGGACCCTGCTGCCGCAGCAGCCGACGAGACCGCGGCCGAGGACACGGCTGCCGCCTCGTCGCCGGAGGCTGCGCCCACCACCCGCTCGCGCAGCCGCAAGCGCGGAGGCAAGAAGGCCGCCGAGGCGGTGCCCGCCGAGGTCGCCGAGGACGAGGACGCCGAGGCCGAGGCCGAGGCCACGCCGGACGAGGCGACGGCCGAGACCGCGTCCGACGACGCCGCTGCGGATGACGCCGAGCAGGCCGACTCCGACGCCGGGTCCGAGACCGACGACGAGCAGTCCGACGACGACGCCGAGGGCGGCGCGCCGCGTCGCCGCCGTCGCCGTGGCGGCCGCCGGCGCCGCAAGTCCTCCGACGCGTCCGCCGAGGGCGGGGAGGGCAGCGAGGGCGCCGAGGGTGACTCGTCGGCGGAGTCGACCGACGCGACCGACGCCGCCGAGGGCGGCTCGACCGGCCCCGACCAGTCCGACGCCGGCGACGACAGCGGGGGCTCCTCGCGACGCCGCCGTCGCCGCCGCCGCGCCGGTGACGACAGCGGGGGCGACGACGACGACCCGAACACCGTCACGCGGGTCCGCAAGGCACGCAGCGCCGAGGACCAGATCACCGCGGTGTCGGGGTCGACGCGCCTCGAGGCCAAGAAGCAGCGCCGCCGCGAGGGCCGCGAGGCCGGACGCCGGCGTGCGCCGATCGTGAGCGAGGCCGAGTTCCTGGCGCGCCGCGAGTCGGTCGACCGCGTGATGGTCATCCGCCAGCGTGAGGACCTCACCCAGATCGGCGTCCTCGAGGACCGCGTGCTCGTCGAGCACTACGTGGCCCGCGAGTCGCAGACCTCGCTCATCGGCAACGTCTACCTCGGCCGGGTGCAGAACGTGCTCCCCTCGATGGAGGCGGCGTTCATCGACATCGGCAAGGGCCGCAACGCGGTCCTCTACGCCGGCGAGGTCAACTGGTCCGCGCTGGGCCACAAGGACGGCCAGCCGCGCAAGATCGAGTCGGTCCTCACCAGCGGCCAGATGGTCCTGGTCCAGGTCACCAAGGACCCGGTCGGCCACAAGGGCGCCCGCCTCACCAGCCAGGTCAGCCTGGCCGGGCGGTTCCTCGTCTACGTCCCCGACGGCACCACCTCCGGCATCTCGCGCAAGCTCCCCGACACCGAGCGCAACCGCCTCAAGACCCTCCTCAAGGAGATCGTCCCCGACACGGCCGGCGTCATCGTGCGCACCGCGGCCGAGGGCGCAAGCGAGGAGGAGCTGACCCGCGACGTCGAGCGGCTCAAGGCGCGCTGGGAGGAGATCGAGAAGAAGGCGACCCACAAGGGCTCCGGCCCGCAGCTGCTCTACGGCGAGCCGGACCTCACCCTCAAGGTCGTCCGCGACCTGTTCACCGAGGACTTCTCCAAGCTCGTCATCGAGGGCGACGACGTCTGGGACACCGTCCGCGGCTACGTCGAGTCGGTCGCCCCCGACCTCGCCGATCGCGTGGAGAAGTACCAGCGCAACGGTGCCGGCGACGTGTTCTCGACCTACCGGATCGACGAGCAGATCAGCAAGGGCCTCGACCGCAAGGTCTGGCTGCCGTCCGGTGGCTCGCTGATCATCGACCGCACCGAGGCGATGACGGTCGTCGACGTCAACACCGGCAAGTTCACCGGCTCCGGCGGCAACCTCGAGGAGACCGTCACCAAGAACAACCTCGAGGCCGCGGAGGAGATCGTGCGCCAGCTCCGGCTGCGCGACATCGGCGGCATCATCGTCGTCGACTTCATCGACATGGTCCTCGAGTCCAACCGCGACCTGGTGGTGCGCCGCCTCGTCGAGTGCCTGGGCCGCGACCGCACCCGCCACCAGGTCGCCGAGGTGACCTCGCTCGGCCTGGTGCAGATGACCCGCAAGCGCATCGGTACCGGTCTGCTCGAGGCGTTCAGCGAGAACTGCGAGCACTGCCACGGCCGCGGCGTCGTCGTCCGCGACCAGCCGGTCGACCCGCACGCCAGGTCCGACGACGGCGAGGGTCGACGCGCCGGCCGCCGTCGCGGGCGGCGTGGGGCGAACGGCGAGAACGGCAGCGAGCAGCATCCGGCCGACCAGCCGGCCGCCGCCGCTCCCTCGCCCAAGGACGTGGCGGCCATGGCGCGCCACGACAAGCCGGCCGAGGAGATCGCCGAGGAGTCCGCCGAGGAGTCCGCCGAGGCTCCCGAGGAGACCACGGAGTCGAGCGTCGAGGCGACCGCCGACGAGACGGCCGTCGAGACCGCCGCCGCGCCTGTCGCCGAGCCCGAGCAGGCTCCGGAGGCCGAGGTGGCGCCCGAGCCCGAGCGGGCCCCCGAGCCCGAGCAGGCCCCCGAGGCCGACCAGGCTCCCGAGGCCGAGGTGGCGCCCGAGCCGGAGAAGCCGCGGGTGGTGACGCGTACGCGCCGTCGTTCCGCGAGCCGACCGGCCGGCCCGCCGTCCGCGCTGGCGTCGGCGACGACGAGCTCCGGGGTCGCGGGGACGCTGCCCGAGTCGGGTGCGGTCGAGCCCGGCACGGCGGGCGTCGAGCCCGGTGGTGCGGCCGCGAGCGACGGCGCGGAGGCGCCCGCCGCGGAGGCGTCGAGCGTCGAGCACGTCCCGATCAAGCGCAAGGGTTCGCGCAAGCGCTGA
- the rplU gene encoding 50S ribosomal protein L21, which yields MYAVVRSGSKQQKVAVGDVIEIDAMAATGDTMTLPVVMVVDGDKVTATGLDKASVTVEVTGRTKGPKIVIQKYKNKTGYKKRQGHRQKYTQVKVTDISL from the coding sequence GTGTACGCAGTCGTGCGCAGTGGCAGCAAGCAGCAGAAGGTTGCCGTCGGCGACGTCATCGAGATCGACGCGATGGCTGCCACCGGTGACACCATGACCCTTCCCGTGGTGATGGTCGTCGACGGCGACAAGGTCACCGCGACCGGCCTCGACAAGGCCAGCGTGACCGTCGAGGTCACCGGCCGCACCAAGGGCCCGAAGATCGTCATCCAGAAGTACAAGAACAAGACCGGCTACAAGAAGCGCCAGGGTCACCGCCAGAAGTACACCCAGGTCAAGGTCACCGACATCTCCCTCTGA
- the rpmA gene encoding 50S ribosomal protein L27 has product MAHKKGAASTKNGRDSNAQRLGVKRFGGQVVGAGEIIVRQRGTHFHPGTGVGRGGDDTLFALQAGAVEFGTRRGRKVVNIVPGE; this is encoded by the coding sequence ATGGCTCACAAGAAGGGTGCCGCGAGCACCAAGAACGGTCGTGACTCCAACGCCCAGCGCCTCGGCGTGAAGCGCTTCGGCGGCCAGGTCGTCGGCGCCGGCGAGATCATCGTCCGCCAGCGCGGCACGCACTTCCACCCGGGCACCGGAGTGGGTCGCGGTGGCGACGACACGCTGTTCGCCCTGCAGGCCGGCGCCGTCGAGTTCGGCACCCGCCGCGGTCGCAAGGTCGTGAACATCGTTCCCGGCGAGTGA
- the obgE gene encoding GTPase ObgE, whose protein sequence is MAIPTFVDQATLHLAAGRGGNGVASVKREKFKPLGGPDGGNGGQGGSIILQVDTSVTTLVDYHHSPKRRADNGGQGAGDHKNGGNGKDLVLAVPDGTLVKDQDGTVLADLVGHGTTVVVAQGGRGGLGNAALASSKRKAPGFALLGEPGDELVVRLELKVVADIGLVGFPSAGKSSLIAAISRARPKIADYPFTTLIPNLGVVTAGETTFVVADVPGLIEGAADGRGLGHDFLRHVERCAAIVHVVDTASIEPGRNPLDDLEVIEGELARYGGLEDRPRLVALNKVDVPDGQDIADMVVEELRARDLRVFEVSAASGAGLRELTFAMAEIVVAARAAVPAVEPERIVIRPRAVDGGDDFEVVATEEGWRVRGTKPERWVRQTDFSNEEAVGFLADRLNRLGVEVKLAQMGAQEGDTVIIGPEANSVVFDFKPSIEAGAEMLGRRGEDERLREERPARGRRRDIAEGMETKAEEEARADVARRLDAERAKKGPNRSTGSSGVGPMAYEIGSKDDPDWDGSDD, encoded by the coding sequence ATGGCCATCCCCACGTTCGTCGACCAGGCCACGCTCCACCTCGCGGCCGGACGAGGTGGCAACGGCGTCGCCTCGGTCAAGCGGGAGAAGTTCAAGCCGCTCGGTGGCCCCGACGGCGGCAACGGCGGTCAGGGCGGCTCGATCATCCTGCAGGTCGACACGAGCGTGACGACGCTCGTCGACTACCACCACAGCCCCAAGCGCCGCGCCGACAACGGTGGCCAGGGCGCCGGCGACCACAAGAACGGTGGCAACGGCAAGGACCTCGTCCTCGCGGTCCCCGACGGCACGCTGGTCAAGGACCAGGACGGCACCGTGCTCGCCGACCTCGTCGGCCACGGCACCACGGTCGTGGTCGCGCAGGGCGGTCGAGGCGGTCTCGGCAACGCCGCGCTGGCCTCCTCCAAGCGCAAGGCCCCCGGCTTCGCGCTCCTCGGGGAGCCGGGCGACGAGCTCGTCGTGCGCCTCGAGCTGAAGGTCGTCGCCGACATCGGTCTCGTCGGGTTCCCCAGCGCCGGCAAGTCGTCGCTGATCGCGGCGATCTCCCGGGCGCGGCCGAAGATCGCGGACTACCCGTTCACGACGCTCATCCCCAACCTCGGGGTCGTCACCGCAGGCGAGACCACCTTCGTGGTCGCCGACGTCCCCGGGCTGATCGAGGGCGCGGCCGACGGTCGCGGCCTCGGGCACGACTTCCTGCGCCACGTGGAGCGGTGCGCGGCGATCGTCCACGTCGTCGACACGGCCTCGATCGAGCCGGGCCGCAACCCGCTCGACGACCTCGAGGTGATCGAGGGCGAGCTGGCGCGCTACGGCGGTCTCGAGGACCGCCCGCGGCTGGTCGCACTCAACAAGGTGGACGTCCCCGACGGCCAGGACATCGCGGACATGGTGGTCGAGGAGCTCCGCGCCCGCGACCTGCGGGTCTTCGAGGTCAGCGCGGCCTCCGGCGCCGGCCTGCGCGAGCTCACCTTCGCGATGGCCGAGATCGTCGTGGCGGCCCGCGCGGCCGTCCCGGCCGTCGAGCCCGAGCGGATCGTGATCCGCCCGCGCGCGGTCGACGGCGGCGACGACTTCGAGGTGGTCGCCACGGAGGAGGGCTGGCGGGTCCGGGGCACCAAGCCCGAGCGCTGGGTGCGCCAGACCGACTTCAGCAACGAGGAGGCCGTCGGGTTCCTCGCCGACCGGCTCAACCGGCTCGGCGTCGAGGTCAAGCTGGCCCAGATGGGCGCCCAGGAGGGCGACACCGTCATCATCGGCCCCGAGGCCAACTCGGTCGTCTTCGACTTCAAGCCGAGCATCGAGGCCGGCGCGGAGATGCTCGGCCGTCGCGGAGAGGACGAGCGGCTGCGCGAGGAGCGTCCGGCCCGCGGCCGTCGCCGCGACATCGCCGAGGGCATGGAGACCAAGGCCGAGGAGGAGGCGCGCGCCGACGTGGCCCGCCGCCTCGACGCCGAGCGCGCCAAGAAGGGCCCGAACCGGAGCACCGGCAGCTCCGGCGTGGGTCCGATGGCCTACGAGATCGGCAGCAAGGACGATCCCGACTGGGACGGCAGTGACGACTGA
- the proB gene encoding glutamate 5-kinase, which produces MTTETPTARADLVSAARRIVVKVGSSSLTTAAGGIDPARVRRLVEVLAAARDGGAEVVLVSSGAIAAGLAPLGLTRRPTVLAAQQAAASVGQGLLAHRYQEEFARHGIVTGQVLLTVDDVMRRASYRNAHQTFAKLLELGVVPIVNENDTVATSEIRFGDNDRLAALVAHLVHADLLVLLSDVDGLYDGPPSRPGARLVPVVRSEEDLAAVTVGAAGAAGVGTGGMATKVDAARIATGAGIDVVLTSADQAAAALAGSEVGTLFEATGRRRPTRLLWLAHATSGQGNLTLDAGAVRALVERGASLLPAGITGVEGTFVAGDAVDLLGPDGALVGRGLVNFDADEVPALLGRTTGELKASLGAAYEREVVHRDDLVLL; this is translated from the coding sequence GTGACGACTGAGACCCCGACCGCCCGGGCCGACCTCGTGTCGGCGGCGCGGCGGATCGTGGTCAAGGTCGGGTCGTCGTCGCTGACGACCGCGGCGGGCGGCATCGACCCGGCGCGCGTACGCCGCCTGGTGGAGGTGCTCGCCGCGGCGCGCGACGGCGGCGCGGAGGTCGTGCTGGTCTCGTCGGGCGCGATCGCGGCCGGCCTCGCGCCGCTCGGGCTGACCCGTCGGCCGACCGTGCTGGCCGCCCAGCAGGCGGCCGCGTCGGTCGGCCAGGGCCTGCTGGCCCACCGCTACCAGGAGGAGTTCGCCCGCCACGGCATCGTCACCGGCCAGGTGCTGCTGACCGTCGACGACGTGATGCGCCGGGCGAGCTATCGCAACGCCCACCAGACGTTCGCCAAGCTGCTCGAGCTCGGGGTGGTGCCGATCGTCAACGAGAACGACACCGTCGCCACCTCGGAGATCCGCTTCGGCGACAACGACCGGCTGGCGGCGCTCGTCGCCCACCTGGTCCACGCCGACCTGCTGGTCCTGCTCTCCGACGTCGACGGGCTCTACGACGGGCCGCCCAGCCGTCCCGGCGCCCGACTGGTCCCGGTGGTGCGCTCGGAGGAGGACCTCGCGGCGGTGACCGTCGGCGCGGCGGGGGCCGCAGGCGTCGGCACCGGTGGCATGGCCACCAAGGTCGACGCGGCGCGGATCGCGACCGGCGCGGGCATCGACGTCGTCCTCACCTCGGCCGACCAGGCCGCCGCCGCGCTGGCCGGCTCGGAGGTCGGCACGCTGTTCGAGGCGACCGGCAGGCGCCGCCCGACCCGGCTGCTGTGGCTCGCCCACGCCACGTCCGGCCAAGGCAACCTGACCCTCGACGCGGGAGCCGTGCGAGCGCTCGTCGAGCGGGGGGCGTCGCTGCTCCCGGCCGGCATCACCGGCGTCGAGGGCACCTTCGTGGCGGGCGACGCCGTCGACCTGCTCGGCCCGGACGGAGCCCTCGTGGGCCGCGGCCTGGTCAACTTCGACGCCGACGAGGTGCCGGCGCTCCTCGGCCGCACCACCGGCGAGCTCAAGGCCTCGCTCGGCGCGGCCTACGAGCGCGAGGTCGTGCACCGCGACGACCTCGTCCTGCTCTAG
- a CDS encoding MazG nucleotide pyrophosphohydrolase domain-containing protein has product MDFEQMRERARAIRARYAQVEADAYGRSWTTEEVMLGFLGDVGDLAKLVQGKAGVRPREDLDEALAHELADCLWCVMTLADAYDVDLAAAFTSTMDELDAALAAED; this is encoded by the coding sequence ATGGACTTCGAGCAGATGCGCGAGCGGGCACGCGCCATCCGGGCCAGATACGCCCAGGTGGAGGCCGACGCCTACGGCCGGTCGTGGACCACCGAGGAGGTGATGCTCGGGTTCCTCGGCGACGTCGGCGACCTGGCCAAGCTGGTGCAGGGCAAGGCCGGCGTGCGGCCGCGGGAGGATCTCGACGAGGCGCTGGCCCACGAGCTCGCCGACTGCCTGTGGTGCGTGATGACCCTGGCCGACGCCTACGACGTCGACCTCGCCGCGGCCTTCACCTCGACCATGGACGAGCTGGACGCCGCCCTCGCCGCGGAGGACTGA
- a CDS encoding nucleotidyltransferase domain-containing protein codes for MHWTPSEADEAEQAAFERLWGEWRALDPAGLAAFMADYDREWWVVGGWAVDAFTGRHRPHEDIDAVIWLRDLPRFLELVGDRHHVWSAGSGMIRPVNAQWPEPHPGAGQVWLRDHAQAPWFLDCLLSEDRDGLWVSRREDDHVVPLEDVTWVADDGIRYMRPEVVLHHKARHARTKDTADLAVAWPLLGAAEQDWLREAVRRERADHPWLEQMA; via the coding sequence GTGCACTGGACACCGAGCGAGGCAGACGAGGCGGAGCAGGCCGCCTTCGAGCGGCTGTGGGGCGAGTGGCGGGCGCTGGACCCCGCCGGGCTCGCCGCGTTCATGGCCGACTACGACCGCGAGTGGTGGGTGGTCGGCGGCTGGGCCGTCGACGCGTTCACCGGCCGGCACCGCCCGCACGAGGACATCGACGCGGTGATCTGGCTGCGCGACCTGCCCCGGTTCCTCGAGCTGGTGGGGGACCGGCACCACGTCTGGTCGGCCGGCAGCGGGATGATCCGGCCGGTCAACGCGCAGTGGCCCGAGCCGCACCCGGGGGCCGGTCAGGTGTGGCTGCGCGACCACGCGCAGGCGCCGTGGTTCCTCGACTGCCTGCTGTCCGAGGACCGCGACGGGCTGTGGGTGTCGCGCCGCGAGGACGACCACGTCGTGCCGCTCGAGGACGTCACGTGGGTGGCCGACGACGGCATCCGCTACATGCGGCCCGAGGTGGTGCTGCACCACAAGGCGCGGCACGCCCGCACGAAGGACACCGCCGACCTCGCGGTCGCCTGGCCGCTGCTCGGCGCGGCCGAGCAGGACTGGCTGCGCGAGGCCGTACGCCGTGAGCGCGCGGACCACCCGTGGCTGGAGCAGATGGCCTGA
- a CDS encoding cysteine desulfurase family protein: MSERIVYLDHAATTPMLPVAVEAMTRHLSGVGNASSLHASGRGARRVVEESREAIAGVVGARPGDIVFTSGGTESDNLALKGIFWARRAEDPRRTRILSTSVEHHAVLDPLHWLADNDDAEVELLPVSSEGVLDVDALRASIEHDPESVALVSVMWANNEVGSLQPLDEVVALAAEHRIPVHTDAVQALGQVPVDFGASGVDALTFTGHKVGGPYGVGALVVRRDLPVSALVHGGGQERDIRSGTLDVPAIAGLAAAVEASVKGQHDHAVRVAALRDDLVRRVLDVVPDAHLHGAPVGPLRLPGNAHIGFPGCEGDSLLMLLDARGIECSTGSACSAGVPQPSHVLLAMGCDPDQARHSLRFSLGHTTTPADVDALVEAIGPVVERARAARAR, from the coding sequence ATGAGCGAGCGCATCGTCTACCTCGACCACGCCGCGACCACGCCGATGCTGCCGGTCGCGGTCGAGGCCATGACGCGCCACCTCTCCGGTGTCGGCAACGCCAGCTCGCTGCACGCCTCGGGCCGCGGCGCCCGTCGGGTGGTCGAGGAGTCGCGCGAGGCGATCGCGGGCGTGGTCGGGGCGCGGCCGGGCGACATCGTCTTCACCTCCGGCGGCACCGAGTCCGACAACCTCGCGCTCAAGGGGATCTTCTGGGCGCGCCGCGCCGAGGACCCCCGCCGCACCCGCATCCTGTCCACCTCCGTCGAGCACCACGCGGTGCTCGACCCGCTGCACTGGCTGGCCGACAACGACGACGCCGAGGTCGAGCTGCTGCCGGTCTCGAGCGAGGGCGTGCTCGACGTCGACGCGCTGCGGGCCTCGATCGAGCACGACCCGGAGTCGGTCGCGCTCGTCTCGGTGATGTGGGCCAACAACGAGGTCGGCTCGCTCCAGCCGCTCGACGAGGTGGTCGCCCTCGCCGCCGAGCACCGCATCCCGGTCCACACCGACGCGGTGCAGGCACTCGGCCAGGTGCCGGTCGACTTCGGCGCCTCGGGCGTCGACGCGCTGACCTTCACCGGCCACAAGGTCGGCGGCCCCTACGGCGTCGGCGCGCTCGTCGTGCGCCGCGACCTGCCGGTGAGCGCGCTGGTGCACGGCGGCGGCCAGGAGCGCGACATCCGCAGCGGCACCCTCGACGTGCCCGCCATCGCCGGCCTGGCGGCCGCGGTGGAGGCGTCGGTCAAGGGCCAGCACGACCACGCCGTGCGGGTCGCCGCGCTGCGCGACGACCTGGTGAGGCGGGTGCTGGACGTCGTGCCCGACGCCCACCTGCACGGTGCTCCGGTCGGCCCGCTGCGTCTGCCCGGCAACGCCCACATCGGCTTCCCGGGCTGCGAGGGCGACTCGCTGCTGATGCTGCTCGACGCCCGGGGCATCGAGTGCTCCACCGGGTCGGCGTGCTCGGCCGGCGTCCCGCAGCCCTCCCACGTGCTGCTCGCGATGGGGTGCGACCCCGACCAGGCGCGCCACTCGCTGCGCTTCTCGCTCGGCCACACCACCACCCCCGCCGACGTCGACGCCCTCGTCGAGGCCATCGGGCCCGTCGTCGAGCGCGCCCGCGCCGCGCGGGCCCGCTGA
- the mnmA gene encoding tRNA 2-thiouridine(34) synthase MnmA produces the protein MRVVAAMSGGVDSAVAAARAVEAGHDVTGVHLALSRNPASYRTGARGCCTIEDSNDARRAADVIGIPFYVWDLSDRFHEDVVEDFMDEYAAGRTPNPCLRCNEKIKFAAVLDRALALGFDAVATGHYAQLRTGADGLIEMHRAVDHGKDQSYVLGVLDQSQLRHSLFPLGDTDKPTVRREAEARGLLVADKPDSHDICFVADGDNAGWLREKLGDRAPNHGGDIVDATTGETVGSHPGTYGFTIGQRRGLRLGVPAADGKPRFVLDIEPVSGTVTVGPRERLAVDQVVGIRPRWCGTVPERVEGTVQLRAHGAEHRAVVTVDGDRVEIELLDPAEGIAPGQAAVVYDGTRVVGSATIASTRAVGAA, from the coding sequence ATGAGGGTGGTCGCCGCCATGTCCGGCGGGGTGGACTCGGCCGTCGCCGCCGCGCGCGCCGTCGAGGCCGGGCACGACGTGACCGGCGTGCACCTCGCGCTCAGCCGCAACCCGGCGTCGTACCGCACGGGCGCCCGCGGCTGCTGCACCATCGAGGACAGCAACGACGCCCGTCGGGCCGCCGACGTCATCGGCATCCCGTTCTACGTCTGGGACCTGTCCGACCGCTTCCACGAGGACGTCGTGGAGGACTTCATGGACGAGTACGCCGCCGGCCGCACGCCCAACCCGTGCCTGCGCTGCAACGAGAAGATCAAGTTCGCCGCGGTGCTCGACCGGGCGCTGGCGCTGGGCTTCGACGCCGTGGCGACCGGTCACTACGCGCAGCTGCGGACCGGGGCCGACGGGCTGATCGAGATGCACCGCGCCGTCGACCACGGCAAGGACCAGTCCTACGTCCTCGGCGTCCTCGACCAGTCGCAGCTGCGGCACTCGCTGTTCCCGCTCGGTGACACCGACAAGCCGACCGTACGGCGCGAGGCCGAGGCCCGGGGGCTGCTGGTCGCTGACAAGCCCGACTCCCACGACATCTGCTTCGTCGCCGACGGCGACAACGCCGGCTGGCTGCGCGAGAAGCTCGGCGACCGGGCGCCCAACCACGGCGGCGACATCGTCGACGCGACGACGGGGGAGACCGTCGGCTCCCACCCCGGCACCTACGGCTTCACCATCGGCCAGCGCCGCGGGCTGCGGCTCGGCGTCCCGGCCGCGGACGGCAAGCCCCGCTTCGTGCTCGACATCGAGCCGGTCAGCGGCACCGTCACCGTCGGTCCGCGCGAGCGGCTCGCGGTCGACCAGGTCGTCGGGATCCGCCCGCGCTGGTGCGGCACCGTCCCCGAGCGGGTCGAGGGCACCGTCCAGCTCCGCGCCCACGGCGCCGAGCACCGCGCCGTCGTCACCGTCGACGGCGACCGCGTCGAGATCGAGCTGCTCGACCCGGCCGAGGGCATCGCACCCGGCCAGGCGGCGGTCGTCTACGACGGCACCCGCGTGGTCGGGTCGGCCACCATCGCCTCGACCCGGGCGGTGGGCGCCGCGTGA
- a CDS encoding methionine synthase, with the protein MPGTTDADHAEAVRLVLGELPDLPFVPEVPGRGVAAGMTGRALAVVDGLGADLQPAGWRLTDTSGVDHRRARSLLAQDLDTVEELAQGYAGAFKTQVAGPWTLAATVEKPRGDKVLSDHGARRELAQALAEGLRTHVADLRRRLPDVDRLVVQVDEPALAAVVGGQVPTASGYGRHRSVDLPEASAHLEWVVSAVTDAGAEAWVHSCAPQTPWSLVVGTGVSGLSADLAMLGPADLDTFAEALEQGRTAALGVVPSTDPAAVVSDARVVERVQRWLDMLGLDPEEVGDRLVVTPTCGLAGASGGWAREALQVLRRGADGLSGR; encoded by the coding sequence ATGCCCGGCACGACGGACGCCGACCACGCCGAGGCCGTACGCCTCGTGCTGGGCGAGCTGCCGGACCTGCCGTTCGTGCCCGAGGTCCCGGGGCGCGGCGTGGCCGCCGGCATGACCGGCCGGGCGCTCGCGGTCGTCGACGGGCTCGGCGCCGACCTGCAGCCCGCCGGATGGCGGCTCACCGACACCAGCGGGGTCGACCACCGCAGGGCCCGCTCCCTGCTCGCCCAGGACCTCGACACCGTCGAGGAGCTCGCCCAGGGCTACGCGGGCGCGTTCAAGACCCAGGTCGCCGGCCCGTGGACCCTCGCCGCGACGGTCGAGAAGCCGCGGGGCGACAAGGTGCTGAGCGACCACGGGGCCCGCCGCGAGCTCGCCCAGGCGCTGGCCGAGGGGCTGCGCACCCACGTCGCCGACCTGCGGCGCCGGCTCCCGGACGTCGACCGCCTCGTGGTCCAGGTCGACGAGCCGGCGCTCGCCGCAGTGGTGGGCGGCCAGGTCCCCACGGCGAGCGGCTACGGACGCCACCGCAGCGTCGACCTGCCGGAGGCGTCGGCCCACCTCGAGTGGGTGGTGTCGGCCGTGACCGACGCGGGTGCCGAGGCCTGGGTGCACTCGTGCGCGCCGCAGACGCCGTGGTCGCTGGTCGTCGGGACCGGCGTGTCCGGGCTGTCGGCCGACCTGGCGATGCTCGGGCCCGCCGACCTCGACACCTTCGCCGAGGCGCTCGAGCAGGGCCGCACGGCGGCGCTCGGCGTCGTGCCGTCGACCGACCCGGCCGCCGTGGTCTCCGACGCCCGCGTGGTCGAGCGGGTGCAGCGCTGGCTCGACATGCTCGGCCTCGACCCCGAGGAGGTCGGTGACCGGCTCGTGGTCACCCCGACCTGCGGGCTGGCGGGCGCGTCGGGCGGATGGGCCCGCGAGGCGCTGCAGGTCCTGCGGCGCGGCGCTGACGGCCTGTCTGGTCGCTGA